A region of the Sodalis ligni genome:
ACCACCAAAAGGCTGGAACGGGCCTTGCACCGGATCAATCTGCTGCAGCGGGAAATAGACGAGTATTACTCCAATTTCCGCATCTCCAATAATCTGCTTGAGGTGCGCAACCTGATCCAGGTGGCGGAACTGATTGTAAAAAGCGCCATGCTGCGAAAGGAGAGCCGGGGCCTGCATTACACCCTGGACTATCCGGATATGCTGGAAAATCCGCAGCCCACCATTTTGCACCCCTGATTAACGTCCTGCCCCTGAAACCGGCCGGTGCAGCAGCGCCGCGCCGGTTTTCGCGGAAATCCCGCCCGCCCATGTCATAACCCGAGATAAAAATCCCGGGTCAAGTCGCGGTAGGCCGCCGAATAGGCCCGGTTTTCATCCCTGAGCGTAAACGCCGAACAACAGGATGCTCCCGCCGCCGTTGACAGTCCCAGCAAAATCCGGTGCGGCGGTTTGCCCGGATTATCAGCCACCTCGGTGCGATAGCGTACCTGCCACCGCTGCCGGCGGGCCAGCCGGATAAACCCCTCGCCGATGTCCAGGGGCAATACCAGCATGAACAGGCCCTCCGGCGCCAGCAATCGCCGAGCGGCATCCAGCAGGTGTTCATGGGTCAGGGTGCCGGTGGAACGCGCCCGATCCCGGCTGGTATCCCGGCAGGGAATACCCACCGGAAAATAGGGCGGGTTACTGACAATCAGTTCATAACGTTCAGTGGACGTCAGGGCATAAGTGAGAATGTTATCGTTAATAACCCGTAAACGCGCCGCCCAAGGGCTGCGGGCACAGTTTTCGCCCGCCTGGGCCGCGGCCGCGCCGTCCAGTTCCAAAGCGTCGATAGCCGTCCCCTCTCCGGTGCGCTGGGCCAGCATGAGGGCGATAAGACCGCAGCCGGTACCGATATCCAGTATACGCCGCGGGACAGGACAGAGCG
Encoded here:
- a CDS encoding tRNA1(Val) (adenine(37)-N6)-methyltransferase encodes the protein MMESPGQKTLLRRDGFTFKYFFAAHDRCAMKVGTDGVLLGAWTPLCPVPRRILDIGTGCGLIALMLAQRTGEGTAIDALELDGAAAAQAGENCARSPWAARLRVINDNILTYALTSTERYELIVSNPPYFPVGIPCRDTSRDRARSTGTLTHEHLLDAARRLLAPEGLFMLVLPLDIGEGFIRLARRQRWQVRYRTEVADNPGKPPHRILLGLSTAAGASCCSAFTLRDENRAYSAAYRDLTRDFYLGL